A window of Anabas testudineus chromosome 7, fAnaTes1.2, whole genome shotgun sequence genomic DNA:
TGGTTGGCACTACAGGTCAGTGGATTCCCAGTTTGAACTCttccaaaaacagaaaagacagacGTTTGAAAATGTTTGGAAACACAGGCCCTTTCTCGTATTCACCAAGGTAAAGAAGCTTTATGTCTTTTTCAGGTTTCCAGTCCAGGTTCTAATGCAGTTAAGGTGTTTTAATACTTATATTTAAAATTCTGTATATAATTTAACAAACACCAACCCTAACTctctctactctactctactctactctactctattTAAGTTGTGCAATGTGGATTGTTTATCTCCAGATCACTGAGCTGGTGACAATGAGGTTTTATTGACATGTTCCACTGCTGATTGTGCCCCACTTCTCCTGTTTAATAAATGACCTTTTACTGTTCTTCAGGGCTGCTCTGCAGGATGAATTCAGGAGGCCTTTCCAACAAGATGACCTCAAGGTTTCTCCACTGCAGAGAAACGGCATGTCCAGACCCAGTGGGAGatccatatacagtatgtgcagacATAAACAACACACGCTGTTTGCTGTGTAGTCATATTTCTGAGTGTGATGTCAGAAACTAAACGCATGTTACATTGTGTAAAATAGAATTTTCCTTTATGTCAGTGCAGAGAAAAGAGTACTCAGAGACACTGAACAGACAATCAGACGACTTTCATGTCAGAGTGGAGGTAAAGGCGTCTGAAAATCTAAACGTTACTAACAGTACAACTTTTAGCTGTTCCTCATTCATGACCCTCAGCACTGACTTCACAGCATCTGTTCACCTGTGAGCTGGACGGCCAGGAGGTGAGGACAGTGGACGACTGCGTGGCCAAGCTCAAGAGGCTGGATGTCAAAGGTCGCCTGTGGCCCCAGGATATGATCATGGAAGTTCAGGGAGGATATCTGCTGCTCAGTGACATCGAGACCAAGGTTGGTAGCAATTTCTAAtctctttaaaatgtcttaGAAGTCATTGTTTATAATTTGTTTGTAATTGTTTCATTAAAGTCTAAAGTATGCAGTTTGTATATATGGCCACAAATGGGTGAAGCATGAATGAAGTGTTAagtttaaatgcatttagtttGTTCTTGATTATCGTCTTTTCAGATATTCTTTTTGTATCTGTGGCAACTTAGATACCAGTGCTAAGTGATATTACAATTACAGACAGACATCTGACAACACGACATTTCCATGatataacacaaataaatgaaaactgtctTATCAAGAGGATGTTTAATAGAACTATGGAGGGTGTAAAGAAGCAACGTGCCTCGGCCGTACTCTTTACCTTTGCCCTGATTGTAACAGCTCAGGTTCATCATAAAGACTATATGATACATGACAAAGAACAGTCAGGAGGCATTTtgatactgtgatactgttCACCTGCATCTTACTACATGTGTTACCAGTCTCATTTTAGTTTAGACAGAAAGTCACAATACTCTCCACTGATGAATGGTATCAGAGAAGCAGTACATTAATACTACTGCATGCTTATCTGTAAAGGGCACCTGTCCCGTGACACTTTTACATCAATGACTGTCCTTAAATATTTCTATTGATTTgattcacatatttttaaatgtatataaatgCTCCTATTGACTTTCATAAACATATTGTACAATTCAATCTGATTCAACAGGCAGAGCTGGATTCGTTGCCTTTGAGTTGCATTGTGGAAACCAAAGCTGTGCTGGATAGCTGTGCCTACAACGCTCTGCTGACAGTGACTGTGCGGGAACGCAGCAAACGCTTCCCTCAGGTCTTCATGTTCCAGTGTGAGGAGACAGGGGTGAGTCACATCTCATGAGAACCACTGGTGACCTTTTGAACTTAACTTTGGCCTCCAGAGGAGGGAGGATGTGTTAGTCGTGTTGGAGGTTGCCGTGTGTAAAACCAGTGTCCTCCGGGATATTATCAGCATTTCACAGCAACACGTATGCAGCTGTTTTCGTTGGTGTTACATagagtttgatttaaaaaatctgttttaacaGGCGGAGCTCATTAAGAGTGATCTGGACAAAGCAGTCCAAAAAGGAGGTGGTGAGGTAGAACCCCGCAGAGAGCAGTCTGACATCAGGTACAGtgtcacatcacatcaacacAGGCTGAACTACgataaatcaaaatgaatgagAACAAAGCTGAAGGACGAGCTTTCAGATCAGTCCAATTAATTAGCTGCTGCATGTTGATGTTCTCAGGAGTGATCTTGAGAATATCATCGGGCAAAATGCTCCAGGAGGTTTCCGGCAGGTTGGCTCCCGTCCTGTGCAGCGAGACAGGACCCCCCCACCGCCGGACCACCCACCTCCACAGTGGGGCAACAGAGAACCAGGTATGATGTGTGCAAATAAGCAGATGTCCTGTATCATTATTCTGCAGTTCGTAAATAAAAAGACTTTTTCTCCAATTAGAAAATATGTCTCCCCCATGGACCCCTCCCCCACAAGAAGAAAGAATGCACCCCCCTGATTTTCCACCTGACTTCCCCCCTGATTTCCCACCTGATTTTCCACCTGGGGTTGATCCTGAGCAAAtggacacagagaggaacaCGGTTAGTGCTGTAGATGAACTATGTACAtaagttaaagtaaagtaaatgatATTGTTGATAACTTATTATGAACGTTGTCTGATCACCTTTCTCCTTTATTCcctatttttattcctttccataggacattttaaatcatgttaTAAATGATTTGGAGATCTTCGTCAACAAAGTGTCAGCTGCAGTAAACAATCCTTCACTGCAAAAGGCCaagagcaagaagaaaaaaggcaaaggGAATAAGTCAAAGACAAGTGGTATTACCTTTTTccagtttatctttatctttaattaAGAAGATAATTACAGGGACAATAGTCTCCTAAAGATACACTCTGATTAGTATTTAACATGAATGTATGTCTCCTGCAGCACCAGTCGTTGACAATCTGCCACACTGGGAGGAATATGTTGCCTGTCTTCAGAAAATTAAATACGGATTCAACCTTCTGGTAAACGCGTTTTTCtaaatatttgcaaatgtatCTACAGATGACATGTTAACCATATCTGAGTGAATGCTCTCTGACTAGAAGACAGTGTGATAGAATTACCCCCTCATTCTCGTACAGGGACAGCTGGACACAACACTTACCAGCCCCAGTGCTTCTGACTTTGTGCacatcttcttctcttgtttat
This region includes:
- the eps8l3b gene encoding LOW QUALITY PROTEIN: epidermal growth factor receptor kinase substrate 8-like protein 3b (The sequence of the model RefSeq protein was modified relative to this genomic sequence to represent the inferred CDS: substituted 1 base at 1 genomic stop codon) yields the protein MFGNTGPFSYSPRAALQDEFRRPFQQDDLKVSPLQRNGMSRPSGRSIYMQRKEYSETLNRQSDDFHVRVEHLFTCELDGQEVRTVDDCVAKLKRLDVKGRLWPQDMIMEVQGGYLLLSDIETKAELDSLPLSCIVETKAVLDSCAYNALLTVTVRERSKRFPQVFMFQCEETGAELIKSDLDKAVQKGGGEVEPRREQSDIRSDLENIIGQNAPGGFRQVGSRPVQRDRTPPPPDHPPPQWGNREPENMSPPWTPPPQEERMHPPDFPPDFPPDFPPDFPPGVDPEQMDTERNTDILNHVINDLEIFVNKVSAAVNNPSLQKAKSKKKKGKGNKSKTSAPVVDNLPHWEEYVACLQKIKYGFNLLGQLDTTLTSPSASDFVHIFFSCLSAILPQYPADLPPSVLSPLLTDVAMRFLSTVVSPEEDHIWRSLGDCWNVPRSRWPDDNVPPYFPEFYDGWQPPPPVHVPSPAHNGPLSRSNSQAIPTWPTQWTDEXKPEQPAANSPLGSPPQTPARFSEPPQYMRVMYDFMARNNRELSIMKGETVQVIQKSKQWWLVRNTSGEEGNVPQNVLEPMRGPGPMDDLPQNRGPVTLDMTSSPAEVKAWLEYKGFSKITVSSLGVLNGKLLLGMTKDEIRTVCPEEGGKVFFQLQAIKSAIALASEPSGMYNGRY